Proteins from a single region of Ziziphus jujuba cultivar Dongzao chromosome 1, ASM3175591v1:
- the LOC107421716 gene encoding G-type lectin S-receptor-like serine/threonine-protein kinase At1g61500, protein MGAKYTYRIVLHLSVYLLFYLLQPHRCHAIYNITSSHVLFQRQTLVSPSQTFELGFFSPNNSGNQYVGIWYKQISPRKVVWVANRKNPLAATDSSASLTIDSNGNLNLVDGKKKSFWSTDVSVTSNRSVAMLLDDGNFILKDNSSGKNLWRSFDHPGDILLPKSELRINIKTDQRSVLTSWKSETDPSLGNFIVGLAPKTPPEAFIWINGSTPHWRSGPWDKVKFTGIPTMDSSYRSGFKINEDVEEGTISYSFNSYDTSLTSNMFISSEGVLKILHKMKDTDWYATWEAPNGSCDGYGVCGNFAVCKTSQSPICNCLKGFIPKSHEEWIKGNWTGGCIRQTELLCEKNTSSSASTGGKKDGFWKKSMLKLPDFYEYMQSYIADDCYAWCRSNCSCLAYAFVSGIGCLVWSKDLIDIQEFSFGGEDLFLRLAHSELAGGQQTKNIIISLAVISTSFILAAVFFAWYRWTTNKKGNIMDATENIDMIETRNALQSEKPHDPSEHAIFDFDYISAVTNNFSMSNKLGQGGFGPVYKGKLHDGKEIAVKRLSSNSGQGAEEFMNEMILISKLQHRNLVRLFGCCIYEEEKLLIYEFMPNKSLDIFLFDPRRRSELNWSRRFNIICGVAKGLLYLHRDSYLRVIHRDLKASNILLDENMNPKISDFGLARIFQGTLDLADTHRVVGTLGYMSPEYAMGGIFSEKSDVYSFGVLLLEIVSGKKNNNFHYRDEQLSLIAHAWKLWSECRALDLMDETLADSYSSSEVVRCLDVGLLCTQDNPLDRPTMPEVVLMLSNETDRPKPKEPLFYFQRALKYDPKPPSDVKSSTNEATMTMIEGR, encoded by the exons ATGGGTGCAAAATATACATATCGCATTGTGCTGCATTTGTCTGTATATCTATTGTTCTACTTGCTTCAACCACATCGTTGCCATGCAATTTATAACATAACTTCATCCCATGTATTATTTCAAAGACAAACTCTGGTCTCCCCAAGCCAAACTTTTGAGTTAGGATTCTTCAGTCCTAATAATTCTGGAAACCAATATGTGGGCATCTGGTACAAGCAAATTTCACCACGAAAAGTTGTATGGGTTGCCAACAGAAAGAATCCCCTTGCAGCCACAGACTCTTCTGCAAGTCTAACAATTGACAGCAATGGAAATCTAAATCTTGTGGATGGAAAGAAGAAGTCTTTCTGGTCGACTGATGTTAGTGTAACATCAAATCGTTCAGTTGCGATGCTTTTAGACGATGGAAACTTCATTCTTAAGGACAATAGTTCAGGGAAAAATTTATGGCGGAGCTTTGATCATCCTGGTGATATATTATTACCCAAATCGGAACTGCGTATTAATATTAAAACTGATCAGAGATCTGTGCTAACTTCCTGGAAAAGTGAAACTGATCCATCACTTGGCAACTTCATAGTTGGACTTGCACCGAAGACACCGCCTGAAGCTTTCATTTGGATTAATGGATCAACTCCTCATTGGAGAAGTGGGCCATGGGATAAGGTGAAGTTTACTGGAATACCTACAATGGATTCATCATATCGAAGTGGATTTAAAATCAATGAAGATGTAGAGGAGGGAACAATTAGTTACAGTTTTAATTCCTACGACACCTCTTTAACCTCAAATATGTTCATCTCATCAGAAGGAGTTCTAAAGATTTTACACAAGATGAAAGACACAGATTGGTATGCTACTTGGGAGGCACCAAACGGTTCATGTGATGGATATGGGGTGTGTGGAAATTTTGCAGTATGCAAAACATCTCAATCTCCGATTTGTAATTGCTTGAAAGGGTTTATACCAAAATCACATGAGGAGTGGATTAAAGGAAACTGGACAGGAGGGTGCATCAGGCAAACAGAATTACTTTGTGAGAAAAACACTAGTAGCTCTGCTTCAACTGGAGGAAAAAAGGATGGGTTTTGGAAGAAGAGCATGTTAAAACTTCCtgatttttatgaatatatgcaGTCTTATATAGCTGACGACTGCTATGCATGGTGCCGGAGTAATTGTTCATGCCTAGCTTATGCATTTGTTAGTGGCATAGGGTGTTTGGTGTGGTCAAAAGACCTTATTGATATTCAGGAGTTTTCCTTCGGTGGGGAAGATCTTTTTCTTCGCCTTGCACATTCAGAACTAG CTGGGGGACAACAAACCAAGAACATCATCATCAGTCTCGCAGTAATCAGTACAAGTTTCATATTAGCTGCCGTATTTTTCGCTTGGTACAGGTGGACAACTaacaaaaagg GAAACATTATGGATGCCACAGAAAACATTGACATGATAGAAACAAGGAACGCTCTTCAAAGTGAAAAACCGCATGATCCATCTGAACATGCTATTTTTGACTTTGATTACATATCAGCTGTGACAAATAACTTCAGCATGTCAAACAAACTTGGGCAAGGAGGATTCGGTCCTGTTTATAAG GGTAAACTACATGATGGGAAGGAGATAGCAGTTAAAAGGCTCTCTAGTAACTCAGGACAAGGTGCAGAAGAGTTCATGAATGAGATGATTTTGATCTCAAAACTCCAGCACAGAAATCTAGTTAGGCTCTTTGGTTGCTGCATATACGAGGAAGAGAAGTTACTAATTTATGAATTCATGCCAAACAAGAGCCTGGATATCTTTCTCTTTG ATCCCAGGAGAAGATCAGAGCTTAATTGGTCTAGACGCTTCAACATTATTTGTGGTGTTGCTAAAGGTCTTCTATATCTCCATCGTGATTCATACCTGAGGGTAATACATAGAGATTTGAAGGCCAGTAATATTCTATTGGATGAGAACATGAACCCTAAAATATCAGATTTTGGATTGGCACGTATTTTTCAAGGGACATTAGATCTTGCTGATACTCATAGGGTTGTGGGAACACT TGGCTATATGTCGCCAGAATATGCAATGGGTGGAATATTTTCCGAGAAATCAGATGTATATAGCTTTGGAGTCTTGCTGTTAGAGATAGTTAGTGGCAAGAAGAATAACAACTTCCATTATCGTGACGAACAGCTAAGCCTAATAGCTCAT GCATGGAAACTATGGAGTGAATGCAGAGCATTGGATTTAATGGATGAAACTTTGGCAGACTCATATTCTTCATCAGAAGTAGTGAGATGCCTAGATGTTGGCCTTCTTTGTACACAGGACAATCCGTTGGATAGACCAACCATGCCAGAAGTAGTGCTCATGCTAAGCAATGAAACAGATCGTCCCAAACCCAAAGAACCTTTGTTTTATTTCCAAAGGGCATTAAAATATGACCCTAAACCACCAAGTGATGTGAAATCCTCCACAAATGAAGCTACGATGACGATGATTGAGGGCCGCTAA